Within Massilia litorea, the genomic segment GCCGACTGCCAGCATTTCGCGGCCGAACTGGTCGGCCGCTTCGAGCGCGAGCGCTTCCCGCTGCCCGCCATCGCGCTGACCACCGACACGTCGATCCTGACGGCCGTCGCCAACGACTACAGCTTCCGCGAGATTTTCTCGAAGCAGGTGCAGGCCTTCGGCCAGGCCGGCGATATCTTGCTGGCGATGTCGACCTCGGGTAATTCGGCCAACGTGCTCGCCGCCGTCGAGGCCGCGCTCGAGCGCGAAATGCGCGTGGTCGCCTTTACCGGCAAGGATGGCGGCGCGCTCGCCAAATTGCTGACCGACGCCGACGTGCACATCAACGTGCCGCACAGCCGTACCGCGCGCATCCAGGAAGTCCACCTGGTCGCGATTCACTGCATCTGCGACGGCATCGACGTCGCGCTATTCGGAGGAGACGAGAATGAATAAACCCGGCCTGAAGGGCTCCCTGGCAAAAGCCGTCCTGTGCGCAGCCCTGATCGGCTCGCTGCAGGGCTGCGTGCCGCTGGTCATCGGCGGCGCCGCGATGGGTGCGGCCGCCAGCATGGACCGCCGCACGCTGGGCGCGCAGACCGAGGACAAGTCGATCACGGTCAAGGCCGAAGTCCTGGTGCCGAAACTGGTCGGCGACGCCGGCCACGTCAACATCGCCAGCTACAACCGCAAGGTGCTGCTGACCGGTGAAGTGCGCGACGAGGCAATGAAAGCGAATGTCGAGCGCGAAGTGCGCGGCATCGAGAACGTGGTTGCCGTCATCAACGAACTGGCCGTGGCCGGCCCGTCGAGCTATACCTCGCGTTCGTCGGATGCCATCATCACCGGCAACGTGAAGGGCAGCCTGGTCGAAATGAAAACGATCTCGGCCACCTCGTTCAAGGTCGTCACCGAACGCGGTACGGTCTACCTGATGGGCCGCGTGACCCAGCGCGAAGGAGATCTGGCCGCGAACATCGCGAAGAGCGTCTCCGGCGTCCAGAAAGTGGTCAAGATTTTCGAGTATCTGACCGAAGAGGAACTGCGCACGCAGTATCCGAAAACCTCCTCGGTCGCCCTGTAATCACGGCGGGGCCCGCCCCGCTTTTTTTCCGCCTGCGCCATGAATGCTCCTACTCGCTCCTGGATCAAACCTGCCGCCATCGGCGCACTCGTGCTCGCGCTGGCGGGGGTCGGCTACACGACCCTGGCGCATGGCGAAAAAGCGCCCGACGTCACTTTCATCAGCATTGCCGGCGACAAGATCAGTACCGCGAATTTGCGCGGCAAAGTCGTCATGGTCAATTTCTGGGCAACCTCCTGCACCACCTGCGTGCACGAGATGCCGGCCATGGTCGACACCTATAACAAGTTCAAGGGCCAGGGCCTGGAATTCGTCGCGGTGGCCATGCAGTACGACCCGCCGAACTACGTCGTCAATTTTACGGAAACCCGCAAACTCCCCTTCACCGTCGCCCTCGATGCGGGCGGAGACATCGCCAGGTCCTTCGGCGACGTCACCATGACGCCAACTACCTTTGTGATCGGCAAGGATGGCAGCATCCTCAAGCGCTATGTCGGCGAGCCAGATTTCAAGCAAGTGCATGCCCTGCTGCAAAAGGCGCTCGCTGCGGGCTAAGGCTTCGATGGGCCGTGCTCGCCTTGCTGCGATGCCGAACTGTCATTACACTCGTATGCATGCGCGCCAGCGGGCCGCGATCGCGGCGAACACGCTACAGCACGCCTGACTTAGCTCAAGCCGATGGCGCCGGAACGGGCCAAGCTTGATGCATTCGCGGGCCGCAAAGCCGCTGGCCGTGCGCGCAAAGGAGATGCAATGGGGTATTTCATTCGCAGGATAGGCATGTGCATGGCGCTGCTCGCGCTGGCCGCCTGCGCCGGGCCGAAACCGAGGGCGGTCGCCGTGCTGCATTACCAGCATGTCGCGAACGCGCACGAAATCCGGTTTACCAACCCGATTCCCCTGTCGGCCGCGCTGTACCGCGTGGGCTACCTGTCTCCGGTCGATTCGCAGGGCTTCTGGGCCATCTTTGTCGTGTGCAGTGTCGACGTCAACGGGCGTGCGCAGCGCGGTTTTCATTACAGCGTCAATAATTTCCGCGTCAGCCACGAAGGACGCGAATTCGGCGGCCTGCCGCCCTATTCGCTGCGCTACCAGGGCCAGGTCGACCTGAACAATGCGGGCGATACGATGCCGATCCTCGACGCCATCGCCGCCGAAATCCAGGAAGGCCCGCCCGAACAGGTTTTCCAGAGCGGCTACTATCCTGAGCTGAACTACCGCTTCGCCATCTTCGTGCCGAAGGCGCTCGCCAACTATACGGGCGAGCAATTGACGCTCACCTATAAGGGCCAACCGGCGATTTTGGCCGGCAACGGCAAGCCGCCGTCCGATCTGCATGCCGTGGGCGGCACCGCGGCCGGCGTGGCGGCAGCTTGCGTGCCGCCGCCATAAGTTTCTTACTTCGGATACAGGATCATCTGAGTGCAACGGAACAAGGCAATCGTCTTGCCATTTGACTTGTCCGTCACTTTCACGTCCCACACCTGGGTCGTGCGGCCCCCGTGCACCATGTTCGCCACGGCGACGATGGTGCCCTCGCGGGCAGTGCTGAAATGGTTCGATTTCAGTTCGATCGTCGTAAAACTCTGGGCGCCTTCGGGCAGGTTGGCGATGCAGGCATAGCCGGCCGCGGTGTCGGCCAGGGTCACCACGCTGCCGGCATGTAAATAGCCGTTCGGCGCCAGGTGGTGCGGTTGAATAGGCAATTGCGCGGTCATGCTCTGGTGGCCGACCTCGATGATCTCGATGCCGAGGTAGCCGGGCAGCGTGCCGATGCCGCGCTGGTTGAAAGCTTCTAGGGTTGGTGCGGTGGTCATGTTGGGTTATCCCGAGTGGCGAATTGGCTATCCTACACCGGGTGGACAAGCATTGCCGGAGGGTGCCCCGGGCTAGGCCCTGCGCTTCGATTTATGCGCATTCCCGCCCTGCCGCTTGCGCGTGGCGGCATTCTGCTGCTGCAGCAGCGAATCGACCCGCTCCGATGCTTCCCGTGCCAGTTGCTGCGCTTCCTCGATGCTGGGGAAGAACTCCGGCGCGCGGTAGCCGAGCCAGGCATAGGCCGAATACATGCGGCAGGTGTCTTCCACTTCCTGCAGGTTCTTCCAGAACAGCCCTTCCGGATGCGGCGTGAGCCGGCTGACCTTCTTTTTCGCAAGAGATAAGGCCCAGTGCTCCCAGGCGCTTTGCAGCATCGGCACCCGGCTTGAAATCGGCACCAGGGACAGCATGAATTTTTCGGCCACCGTCAGGTCCAGGGTGTCGAGCCACTCGGCGCGTTCGTTCTGGTCC encodes:
- a CDS encoding phosphoheptose isomerase gives rise to the protein MNTQRILAHFQESADLKLQSAPALAQPISQAIELMFGALSNGNKILACGNGGSAADCQHFAAELVGRFERERFPLPAIALTTDTSILTAVANDYSFREIFSKQVQAFGQAGDILLAMSTSGNSANVLAAVEAALEREMRVVAFTGKDGGALAKLLTDADVHINVPHSRTARIQEVHLVAIHCICDGIDVALFGGDENE
- a CDS encoding BON domain-containing protein — translated: MNKPGLKGSLAKAVLCAALIGSLQGCVPLVIGGAAMGAAASMDRRTLGAQTEDKSITVKAEVLVPKLVGDAGHVNIASYNRKVLLTGEVRDEAMKANVEREVRGIENVVAVINELAVAGPSSYTSRSSDAIITGNVKGSLVEMKTISATSFKVVTERGTVYLMGRVTQREGDLAANIAKSVSGVQKVVKIFEYLTEEELRTQYPKTSSVAL
- a CDS encoding peroxiredoxin family protein, translating into MNAPTRSWIKPAAIGALVLALAGVGYTTLAHGEKAPDVTFISIAGDKISTANLRGKVVMVNFWATSCTTCVHEMPAMVDTYNKFKGQGLEFVAVAMQYDPPNYVVNFTETRKLPFTVALDAGGDIARSFGDVTMTPTTFVIGKDGSILKRYVGEPDFKQVHALLQKALAAG
- a CDS encoding PaaI family thioesterase, whose translation is MTTAPTLEAFNQRGIGTLPGYLGIEIIEVGHQSMTAQLPIQPHHLAPNGYLHAGSVVTLADTAAGYACIANLPEGAQSFTTIELKSNHFSTAREGTIVAVANMVHGGRTTQVWDVKVTDKSNGKTIALFRCTQMILYPK